A single Fundidesulfovibrio soli DNA region contains:
- a CDS encoding pyruvate carboxylase, whose amino-acid sequence MGVKTFQDVLQEIQGKKILVANRGITARRVLRSIRERFQAVPVLTATKVDMTSPAVAGAHELILLGEDPRAYLDLDLIIREAKAKRIAAIHPGWGFASEDHTFPEKCAQAGIVFIGPTATAMNLLGNKVEVRNLAQKLGIPVVPGSTAAVSVPEAREIASQITFPIMLKAEGGGGGRGIYVVHEPKQLEEAFSKASALAQASFGNPRLYVEKYLRSVRHIEIQVIADKHGNVLALDERDCTVQRNHQKLVEITPSPWKGMTAELREKLKNWSEMLIKSVGYYSLATVEFLVEPDGTPYLIEVNTRLQVEHGITECRYGIDLVEEQIAVAFGAKLRYTRNNTKAFNTALQVRINCEDPRQGFTPNAGLINRYISPGGPGVRLDSCISAGYEFPSQYDSAGALLVSYGRSWEKVLGIMDRALREYIVGGLKTTIPFHLQVIRNAKFRSGDYDTNFVATSPDLLEYRDVEPEAFRLSRLVADISAKGYNSYVQLGEYRGRADKRVGRFTPVMPVLDQKAWQSPYPRGDRQALLDHIRDSGVVHFVDTTTRDITQSNSGNRFRLAEDKLVGPYLDNCGFLSLENGGGAHFHVAMMANMTYPFTEAEQWNCFAPKTCKQLLIRSTNVLGYKPQPRNLMRLTGEMICEHYDIIRCFDFLNHVENMLPFAEVALNSKANIFQPCLSVSWAKGFDVPHYMGVLEDILDMCAKVAGVSKKKATKLIILCLKDMAGVCPPRFISALITAIRQKYPDLVIDYHRHYTDGLFVPAVGAAAKAGAHIVDTAIGAAVRWYGQGEVLSQAAYIEDELGLKTQLNKEMIRSCGFVLKQIMPYYDRYTAPFFQGIDYDVVEHGMPGGATSSSQEGALKQGYIHLLPYMLKFLAGTRKIVRYHDVTPGSQITWNTAFLAVTGAYKRGGERAVRDMLEVLEATSTHPDECLTQACLADRLMLYSDSNDAFRQLLLGKYGKLPLGWPADWVYESAFGAEWADAIKQRTTESPLASLKDADLSGEFESLAKRLQRDPSGEEFVMYLNHPGDALKTIEFKGKYGDPNLLPLDVWFEGLEPGQEMFFEDSRGKPHTLTLLDIGQPDPQGFSVVRYVLDSEILSHQVKVAEAIGGASTATVEMADPANPYHVAAPCNGDLWVMHVSPGDFLKPGQEVFNISVMKQEKSVLSQVEGVVKRVLRNADYFEDKKMVPVKEGELLVEIMPVSKACPGCKAPLAAEDYHYCPWCGHGMEIAD is encoded by the coding sequence ATGGGCGTGAAGACCTTTCAGGACGTTCTCCAGGAAATCCAGGGCAAAAAGATTCTCGTAGCCAACAGGGGCATCACCGCGCGGCGCGTGCTGCGCTCCATTCGCGAGCGCTTCCAGGCCGTGCCGGTGCTGACCGCCACCAAGGTGGACATGACCTCCCCCGCGGTGGCCGGCGCGCACGAGCTCATCCTGCTCGGCGAAGACCCCCGTGCCTACCTCGACCTCGACCTCATCATCCGCGAGGCCAAGGCCAAACGCATCGCGGCCATCCATCCCGGCTGGGGCTTCGCCTCCGAAGACCACACCTTCCCCGAGAAGTGCGCCCAGGCGGGCATCGTGTTCATCGGCCCCACGGCCACGGCCATGAACCTGCTGGGCAACAAGGTGGAGGTGCGCAACCTGGCCCAGAAGCTGGGCATCCCGGTTGTGCCCGGCTCCACGGCGGCGGTGAGCGTGCCCGAGGCCCGCGAGATCGCCAGCCAGATCACCTTCCCCATTATGCTCAAGGCCGAAGGCGGCGGCGGCGGGCGCGGCATCTACGTGGTGCACGAGCCCAAGCAGCTGGAGGAGGCCTTCTCCAAGGCCTCGGCCCTGGCCCAGGCCAGCTTCGGCAACCCCCGGCTCTACGTCGAAAAGTACCTGCGCAGCGTGCGCCACATCGAGATCCAGGTCATCGCGGACAAGCACGGCAACGTCCTGGCCCTCGACGAGCGCGACTGCACCGTGCAGCGCAACCACCAAAAGCTCGTGGAGATCACCCCCTCCCCCTGGAAGGGCATGACCGCCGAGCTGCGCGAGAAGCTCAAGAATTGGTCCGAGATGCTCATCAAGAGCGTGGGCTACTACTCGCTGGCCACGGTGGAGTTCCTGGTGGAGCCCGACGGCACCCCCTACCTCATCGAGGTCAACACCCGCCTCCAGGTGGAGCACGGCATCACCGAGTGCCGCTACGGCATCGACCTCGTGGAGGAGCAGATCGCCGTGGCCTTCGGGGCCAAGCTGCGCTACACGCGCAACAACACCAAGGCCTTCAACACCGCCCTGCAGGTCCGCATCAACTGCGAGGACCCGCGCCAGGGCTTCACGCCCAACGCCGGGCTCATCAACCGCTACATCTCCCCCGGCGGCCCGGGCGTCCGCCTGGACTCCTGCATCTCCGCCGGATACGAGTTCCCCTCGCAGTACGACTCGGCGGGCGCGCTGCTGGTGTCCTACGGCCGCAGCTGGGAGAAGGTGCTCGGCATCATGGACCGGGCGCTTCGCGAGTACATCGTGGGCGGGCTCAAGACCACCATCCCCTTCCACCTGCAGGTCATCCGCAACGCCAAGTTCCGCTCCGGCGACTACGACACCAACTTCGTGGCCACCTCGCCCGACCTGCTGGAATACCGCGACGTGGAGCCCGAGGCCTTCCGCCTGTCGCGCCTGGTGGCCGACATCTCGGCCAAGGGCTACAACTCCTACGTGCAGTTGGGCGAATACCGGGGCAGGGCGGACAAGCGCGTGGGCCGCTTCACCCCCGTCATGCCCGTGCTGGACCAGAAGGCCTGGCAGAGCCCCTATCCGCGCGGCGACCGGCAGGCCCTGCTGGACCACATCCGCGATTCGGGCGTCGTCCACTTCGTGGACACCACCACCCGCGACATCACGCAGTCCAACTCCGGCAACCGCTTCCGCCTCGCCGAGGACAAGCTGGTCGGCCCCTACCTGGACAACTGCGGCTTCCTCTCCCTGGAGAACGGCGGCGGCGCGCACTTCCATGTGGCCATGATGGCCAACATGACCTACCCCTTCACCGAGGCGGAGCAGTGGAACTGCTTCGCGCCCAAGACGTGCAAGCAGCTGCTCATCCGCTCCACCAACGTGCTGGGGTACAAGCCGCAGCCGCGCAACCTCATGCGCCTCACCGGCGAGATGATCTGCGAGCACTACGACATCATCCGCTGCTTCGACTTCCTGAACCATGTGGAGAACATGCTGCCCTTCGCCGAGGTGGCGCTCAACTCCAAGGCCAACATCTTCCAGCCCTGCCTCTCGGTCTCCTGGGCCAAGGGCTTCGACGTGCCGCACTACATGGGCGTGCTTGAGGACATCCTCGACATGTGCGCCAAGGTGGCCGGCGTCTCCAAGAAGAAGGCCACCAAGCTCATCATCCTCTGCCTCAAGGACATGGCCGGCGTGTGCCCGCCGCGTTTCATCTCCGCGCTGATCACCGCCATCCGCCAGAAGTACCCCGACCTGGTCATCGACTACCACCGCCACTACACCGACGGCCTGTTCGTCCCGGCCGTGGGCGCGGCGGCCAAGGCAGGAGCCCACATCGTGGACACCGCCATCGGCGCGGCCGTGCGCTGGTACGGCCAGGGCGAGGTGCTCTCCCAGGCGGCCTACATCGAGGACGAGCTTGGCCTCAAAACCCAGCTCAACAAGGAGATGATCCGCTCCTGCGGCTTCGTGCTCAAGCAGATCATGCCCTACTACGACCGCTACACCGCGCCCTTCTTCCAGGGCATCGACTACGACGTGGTGGAGCACGGCATGCCCGGCGGCGCAACCTCCTCCTCGCAGGAGGGCGCGCTCAAGCAGGGCTACATCCACCTGCTGCCCTACATGCTCAAGTTCCTGGCGGGCACCCGCAAGATCGTGCGCTACCACGACGTGACGCCCGGCTCCCAGATCACCTGGAACACGGCGTTCCTGGCGGTCACCGGCGCCTACAAGCGCGGCGGCGAGCGCGCGGTGCGCGACATGCTGGAAGTGCTGGAGGCCACCTCGACCCACCCGGACGAGTGCCTGACCCAGGCCTGCTTGGCCGACCGGCTCATGCTCTACTCCGACTCCAACGACGCCTTCCGCCAGCTGCTGCTGGGCAAGTACGGCAAGCTGCCCCTGGGCTGGCCCGCCGACTGGGTCTACGAGTCCGCCTTCGGGGCCGAGTGGGCCGACGCCATCAAGCAGCGCACCACGGAATCCCCCCTGGCCTCCCTCAAGGACGCGGACCTCTCCGGCGAGTTCGAGTCCCTGGCCAAGCGCCTGCAGCGCGACCCCTCGGGCGAAGAGTTCGTGATGTACCTGAACCACCCCGGCGACGCCCTGAAGACCATCGAGTTCAAGGGCAAGTACGGCGACCCCAACCTCCTGCCCCTGGATGTCTGGTTCGAGGGCCTGGAGCCCGGGCAGGAGATGTTCTTCGAGGACTCGCGCGGCAAGCCCCACACCCTGACCCTGCTCGATATCGGCCAGCCCGATCCCCAGGGCTTCAGCGTGGTGCGCTATGTGCTGGACTCCGAGATTCTCTCCCACCAGGTCAAGGTGGCCGAGGCCATCGGCGGCGCATCCACCGCTACGGTGGAGATGGCCGACCCGGCCAACCCCTACCATGTGGCCGCGCCCTGCAACGGCGACCTCTGGGTCATGCACGTGAGCCCGGGCGACTTCCTCAAGCCCGGCCAGGAAGTGTTCAACATCTCCGTGATGAAGCAGGAGAAGTCGGTGCTCTCCCAGGTGGAGGGCGTGGTCAAGCGCGTGCTGCGCAACGCCGACTACTTCGAGGACAAGAAGATGGTCCCCGTGAAGGAGGGCGAGCTGCTGGTGGAGATCATGCCCGTCAGCAAGGCCTGCCCCGGCTGCAAGGCCCCCCTGGCAGCGGAGGACTACCACTATTGTCCCTGGTGCGGTCACGGCATGGAGATCGCCGATTAG
- a CDS encoding PEP/pyruvate-binding domain-containing protein translates to MAKAACKAPAKDKKELAKKLILTGADIEAIGEEAELLVGGKNYNTAIISQVSGIRAPQFRAVSSIAFHKLLDETKVNAALIRATVDHEYNRIDWTSEEVNKDPEFLKHFTRTVAQEVRAQAAEKATLIKLRTFVNNVVEGFATSPEGIDQLRKRSVLVQVAILSVDMPLDVAEAVRSGYQEICREAGLEDVPVAVRSSAAGEDSRKKAFAGLQDTYLNIVGDDQVVEAYQWDCASAYNLRSMTYRREAILDAVQLAERTGDDTIAEKAKQEWAIENTSLSVCVMRMINPVISGTAFSADTATGCRGTDRKDLVSIDCSYGLGEAVVGGMVTPDKLYVFQREDNREVVVRFMGFKDKKIIYDERGGTKLVPVDELEAYRWALSLAQAEEVAKGVRAISQAYDAMIMDTEFCIDQSERLWFVQARPETRWNEEFEQHPDTIFMRRMEVDKKALARAEVILEGNGASRGAGQGTVKFLRSALELNKINKGDVLAAERTDPDMVPGMRVASAIMADAGGDTSHAAITSRELGIPAVIGIQRAELLRSLDGQEVTVDGSRGVVYRGLLPLVAVGGEMDLSKLPPTKTKVGLILADVGQALFLSRLRMVSDFEVGLLRAEFMLGNIGVHPMALEAYDQGTLGQLVERQLQEYEQRLTKVIKEQMAAGYIPMDLKLRQYVGLITGLTKELESLTEREGAKGTDEVLAIHRRLRELDKKLDEYLGNATRRLDVLKTSISLEDHVAVIMGYWTELQDTSNHADAVKRRMEVKAHVAERAQAVAHEPLIKETLAKIKEMRAEIARQVGIQRDMEEVRTLPDRIAKQLRSRGYRTGKELYVQTLAQNLALFAMAFYGKPIIYRTTDFKSNEYRNLVGGMLFEHFEDNPMLGYRGVSRNIHDWEIESFKLARGIFGGKNLQMMLPFVRTLEEARSMKRYLAKVHKMRSGDDGLKIHMMSEIPSNAILAKEFIAEFDGFSIGSNDMTQMVLATDRDNPSLQHIYDEEDPAVVWAILVTIFTGQKMGKKVGFCGQGVSNSLILRGLVSIAGIVSASVVPDTYYQTKFDVAAVEEENIPVSGLGAWLCEQHLERLHEMLVDNKYEHILRKNQSAKDLNEWYEGELTRLATQLRDHLDTPKEAFYRGELEKFRNTFHKQVIYAAWDWEKTVGDALYHAGFSDWEEQAVAMEEQRKKTW, encoded by the coding sequence ATGGCTAAAGCCGCTTGCAAAGCGCCCGCCAAAGACAAAAAAGAACTGGCGAAGAAGCTCATCCTCACCGGTGCCGACATCGAGGCCATCGGAGAGGAGGCCGAACTCCTGGTGGGGGGCAAGAACTACAACACCGCCATCATCAGCCAGGTATCCGGCATCCGTGCTCCTCAATTCCGCGCGGTATCCTCCATCGCTTTCCATAAGCTGCTCGACGAGACGAAAGTCAACGCGGCCCTGATCCGGGCCACCGTGGACCATGAATATAACCGCATCGACTGGACGAGCGAGGAGGTCAACAAGGACCCCGAGTTCCTCAAGCACTTCACCCGCACCGTCGCCCAGGAGGTGCGCGCCCAGGCCGCCGAGAAGGCCACGCTGATCAAGCTGCGCACCTTCGTGAACAACGTGGTCGAAGGCTTCGCCACCTCCCCCGAGGGCATCGACCAGCTGCGCAAGCGCTCCGTGCTGGTGCAGGTGGCCATCCTCTCCGTGGACATGCCCCTGGACGTGGCCGAGGCCGTGCGCAGCGGCTACCAGGAGATCTGCCGCGAGGCCGGCCTGGAAGACGTGCCCGTGGCCGTGCGCTCCTCCGCCGCCGGCGAGGACTCCCGCAAGAAGGCCTTCGCGGGCCTGCAGGACACCTACCTGAACATCGTCGGCGACGACCAGGTGGTGGAAGCCTACCAGTGGGACTGCGCCTCCGCCTACAACCTGCGCTCCATGACCTACCGCCGCGAAGCCATCCTGGACGCCGTCCAGCTGGCCGAGCGCACCGGCGACGACACCATCGCCGAGAAGGCCAAGCAGGAGTGGGCCATCGAGAACACCTCGCTGTCCGTGTGCGTCATGCGCATGATCAACCCGGTGATCTCCGGCACCGCCTTCTCCGCCGACACAGCCACCGGCTGCCGCGGCACCGACCGCAAGGACCTGGTCTCCATTGACTGCTCCTACGGCCTGGGCGAGGCGGTGGTGGGCGGCATGGTCACCCCGGACAAGCTCTACGTGTTCCAGCGCGAGGACAACCGCGAGGTCGTCGTGCGCTTCATGGGCTTCAAGGACAAGAAGATCATCTACGACGAGCGCGGCGGCACCAAGCTGGTCCCCGTGGACGAGCTGGAGGCCTACCGCTGGGCCCTCTCCCTGGCCCAGGCCGAGGAAGTGGCCAAGGGCGTGCGCGCCATCTCGCAGGCTTACGACGCCATGATCATGGACACCGAGTTCTGCATCGACCAGTCCGAGCGGCTCTGGTTCGTGCAGGCCCGCCCCGAGACCCGCTGGAACGAGGAGTTCGAGCAGCACCCCGACACCATCTTCATGCGCCGCATGGAAGTGGACAAGAAGGCGCTGGCCCGGGCCGAGGTCATCCTCGAGGGCAACGGCGCCTCGCGCGGCGCGGGGCAGGGCACGGTCAAGTTCCTGCGCTCGGCCCTGGAGCTCAACAAGATCAACAAGGGCGACGTGCTGGCCGCCGAGCGCACCGACCCCGACATGGTGCCCGGCATGCGCGTGGCCTCGGCCATCATGGCCGACGCGGGCGGCGACACCTCCCACGCGGCCATCACCTCCCGCGAGCTGGGCATCCCGGCGGTCATCGGCATCCAGCGCGCCGAGCTGCTGCGCTCCCTGGACGGCCAGGAAGTCACCGTGGACGGCTCGCGCGGCGTGGTCTACCGGGGCCTCCTGCCTCTGGTGGCCGTGGGCGGCGAGATGGACCTCTCCAAGCTGCCCCCCACCAAGACCAAGGTCGGCCTGATCCTGGCCGACGTGGGCCAGGCCCTGTTCCTCTCGCGCCTGCGCATGGTGAGCGACTTCGAGGTGGGCCTCCTGCGCGCGGAGTTCATGCTGGGCAACATCGGCGTGCACCCCATGGCCCTCGAAGCCTACGACCAGGGCACCCTGGGCCAGCTGGTCGAGAGGCAGCTCCAGGAGTACGAGCAGCGCCTGACCAAGGTCATCAAGGAGCAGATGGCCGCGGGCTACATCCCCATGGACCTGAAGCTGCGCCAGTACGTGGGCCTGATCACCGGCCTCACCAAGGAGCTTGAGAGCCTCACCGAGCGCGAGGGCGCCAAGGGCACCGACGAGGTGCTGGCCATCCACCGCCGCCTGCGCGAGCTGGACAAGAAGCTCGACGAGTACCTGGGCAACGCCACCCGCCGCCTGGACGTGCTCAAGACCTCCATCAGCCTGGAAGACCACGTGGCCGTGATCATGGGCTACTGGACCGAGCTGCAGGACACCTCCAACCATGCCGACGCCGTGAAGCGCCGCATGGAGGTGAAGGCCCACGTGGCCGAACGCGCCCAGGCCGTTGCCCACGAGCCCCTCATCAAGGAGACCCTGGCCAAGATCAAGGAAATGCGCGCCGAGATCGCCCGCCAGGTGGGCATCCAGCGCGACATGGAGGAAGTGCGCACCCTGCCGGACCGCATCGCCAAGCAGCTGCGCTCGCGCGGCTACCGCACCGGCAAGGAGCTCTACGTCCAGACCCTGGCCCAGAACCTGGCCCTGTTCGCCATGGCCTTCTACGGCAAGCCCATCATCTACCGCACCACCGACTTCAAGTCGAACGAGTACCGCAACCTCGTGGGCGGCATGCTCTTCGAGCACTTCGAAGACAACCCCATGCTGGGCTACCGCGGCGTCTCCCGCAACATCCACGACTGGGAGATCGAGTCCTTCAAGCTGGCGCGCGGCATCTTCGGCGGCAAGAACCTCCAGATGATGCTGCCCTTCGTGCGCACCCTGGAGGAGGCCCGCTCCATGAAGCGCTACCTGGCCAAGGTGCACAAGATGCGCTCCGGCGACGACGGCCTGAAGATCCACATGATGAGCGAGATTCCCTCCAACGCCATCCTGGCCAAGGAGTTCATCGCGGAGTTCGACGGCTTCTCCATCGGCTCCAACGACATGACCCAGATGGTGCTCGCCACGGACCGCGACAACCCGAGCCTCCAGCACATCTACGACGAGGAAGACCCCGCCGTGGTCTGGGCCATCCTGGTGACCATCTTCACCGGCCAGAAAATGGGCAAGAAGGTGGGCTTCTGCGGGCAGGGCGTGTCCAACAGCCTGATCCTGCGCGGCCTGGTCTCCATCGCGGGCATCGTCTCCGCCTCGGTGGTGCCCGACACCTACTACCAGACCAAGTTCGACGTGGCCGCCGTGGAAGAGGAGAACATCCCCGTCTCCGGCCTGGGCGCCTGGCTCTGCGAGCAGCACCTTGAGCGCCTGCACGAGATGCTCGTGGACAACAAGTACGAGCACATCCTGAGGAAGAACCAGTCCGCCAAGGACCTGAACGAGTGGTACGAGGGCGAGCTGACCCGCCTGGCCACCCAGCTGCGCGACCACCTGGACACCCCCAAGGAGGCCTTCTACCGCGGCGAGCTGGAGAAGTTCCGCAACACCTTCCACAAGCAGGTGATCTACGCCGCCTGGGACTGGGAGAAGACCGTGGGCGACGCCCTGTATCACGCTGGATTCAGCGACTGGGAAGAGCAGGCCGTGGCCATGGAAGAGCAGCGGAAGAAGACCTGGTAA
- a CDS encoding 5'-nucleotidase → MPYDLENRLVVGLASSALFDLTESDKIFTEQGTHAYREHQRANENEPLKPGTAFPFIKRLLSINEISPDNPPVEVVLLSRNDPDTGLRVMNSIQHHNLQITRAAFLQGKFPYQYIPALSISLFLSANETDVKNAITAGHPAGQVLDSKHTDETDDNELRVAFDFDGVLADDEAESIYQNTNDITKFHEHESNKVGIPHNPGPLKKFLEKLSKIQSDEEEKAAADDTYKPKLRISIVTARNAPSHERVISTMRSWGITVNEAFFLGGIEKSRVLEVLKPHIFFDDQRTHLEPASKILPSVHIPFGIKNI, encoded by the coding sequence ATGCCCTACGACCTTGAGAATCGCCTAGTAGTTGGTTTAGCCTCAAGTGCACTATTCGACCTCACTGAATCCGACAAAATATTCACGGAACAAGGGACACATGCCTACCGTGAACACCAACGGGCAAATGAAAACGAGCCCCTTAAACCGGGGACAGCTTTTCCATTTATCAAACGCCTACTTTCTATCAATGAAATTTCTCCAGACAACCCTCCCGTTGAAGTAGTATTACTATCAAGAAACGACCCAGACACTGGGCTTAGAGTTATGAACTCAATTCAGCACCACAACCTACAAATTACACGCGCTGCGTTCCTTCAAGGCAAGTTTCCATATCAATACATTCCGGCACTATCAATTAGCCTCTTTCTTTCTGCAAACGAAACTGACGTAAAAAACGCCATTACCGCAGGGCATCCAGCAGGACAGGTGTTAGACTCTAAGCACACCGACGAAACAGATGACAACGAGCTAAGAGTTGCATTTGACTTCGATGGAGTACTCGCAGATGATGAAGCAGAAAGTATATACCAAAACACTAACGACATAACAAAATTCCATGAACATGAATCCAACAAAGTTGGCATTCCACACAATCCTGGACCATTAAAAAAGTTCCTGGAGAAACTGTCTAAAATTCAGTCCGATGAAGAAGAAAAAGCCGCAGCAGACGACACATATAAACCTAAACTTCGAATTTCTATTGTAACTGCTCGAAACGCGCCATCACACGAACGAGTGATCAGCACAATGCGAAGCTGGGGTATCACGGTGAATGAAGCATTTTTTCTTGGAGGAATTGAAAAAAGCCGAGTACTTGAAGTTCTTAAGCCACATATTTTCTTTGACGACCAGAGAACCCATCTTGAACCAGCATCAAAGATACTCCCATCCGTACACATACCATTCGGCATTAAAAACATATGA
- a CDS encoding YgiQ family radical SAM protein, protein MPRTPLEQPSFLPMTRAEMDLLGWAELDILLVTGDAYVDHPSFGAPLLGRWLVANGYRTGIVAQPRWELAASEHGDVEAMGRPRLFAGVTAGALDSMLAHYTAFRKKRSDDAYTPGGRAGSRPNRASIVYTNLVRRAFPGLPVVLGGVEASLRRASHYDFWSQGLRRSILFDSKASAVLYGMAEHSLLAVAEELDRLDEEGGDVASVWERIPGAVYARKIGDLPEGVNAADVLELPSHEAIAADPKLLLNATRLLERHVHQDRQIAIQPSGDRMAVLNPPGPGLEGEALDALYALPFSRAAHPSYKEPIPAEEMIRGSLNIHRGCAGGCSFCTLALHQGRRIRSRSAKSALEEAKGLAGVKGFTGSVSDVGGPSANMWGARCEGDMASCQRASCLTPKICKHFKVDQGAFVDLLRQVARVPGVRHVRVASGWRMDLGLADKPALSRMVREFTGGQAKVAPEHMNPKVLRLMRKPAFSVFEEFVDFFGRESGKAGKEQYVVPYLMSAFPGCTEQDMHDMADWFADRGWRPSQVQCFIPLPGTAAAAMYFAGTDLDGNPLHVADSDAERLRQHAILGREGESRPVDRRAGGRGAGRPGGRSGERSGERSVRVANAGARSSEPGRGGDRQPEGKGKGSSAAPRKAGAGQPGGRRGGRHGGGRGKP, encoded by the coding sequence ATGCCCCGCACTCCCCTGGAGCAACCCTCCTTCCTCCCCATGACCCGGGCCGAGATGGACCTTCTCGGCTGGGCCGAGCTTGACATCCTGCTCGTCACCGGCGACGCCTACGTGGACCACCCCTCTTTCGGCGCGCCGCTGCTCGGCCGCTGGCTCGTGGCCAACGGCTACCGCACCGGCATCGTAGCCCAACCGCGCTGGGAGCTGGCCGCGAGCGAGCACGGCGACGTGGAGGCCATGGGCCGCCCGCGCCTGTTCGCGGGCGTCACGGCCGGCGCCCTCGATTCCATGCTGGCCCACTACACCGCCTTCCGCAAGAAGCGCTCCGACGACGCCTACACACCCGGCGGGCGCGCGGGCAGCCGCCCCAACCGCGCATCCATCGTCTATACAAACCTGGTGCGCCGGGCCTTCCCCGGCCTGCCCGTTGTCCTGGGCGGCGTCGAGGCATCCCTGCGCCGGGCGAGCCACTACGATTTCTGGTCCCAGGGCCTGCGCCGCTCCATCCTCTTCGATTCCAAGGCCAGCGCCGTACTCTACGGCATGGCCGAGCACTCCCTGCTGGCCGTGGCCGAGGAGCTGGACCGCCTGGACGAGGAGGGCGGGGATGTCGCGTCCGTCTGGGAGCGCATCCCAGGGGCTGTGTATGCACGCAAGATAGGGGACTTGCCCGAGGGGGTGAACGCCGCTGACGTGCTGGAGCTGCCATCCCACGAGGCCATCGCGGCGGACCCCAAGCTGCTGCTCAATGCCACGCGGCTGCTCGAACGGCATGTGCATCAGGATAGGCAAATCGCCATCCAGCCCAGCGGCGACCGCATGGCCGTGCTGAACCCGCCCGGCCCCGGCCTGGAGGGCGAGGCCCTGGACGCGCTCTACGCACTGCCCTTCAGCCGGGCGGCGCATCCCTCCTACAAGGAGCCCATCCCCGCCGAGGAGATGATCCGGGGCAGCCTGAACATCCACAGAGGCTGCGCGGGGGGATGCTCCTTTTGCACCCTGGCCCTGCACCAGGGCCGCAGGATACGCTCCCGCAGCGCGAAATCCGCCCTGGAGGAGGCCAAGGGCCTGGCGGGCGTGAAGGGCTTCACCGGCAGCGTCAGCGACGTGGGCGGCCCCAGCGCCAACATGTGGGGCGCGCGCTGCGAGGGCGACATGGCCTCCTGCCAGCGCGCCAGCTGCCTGACGCCGAAGATTTGCAAGCATTTCAAGGTGGACCAGGGCGCGTTCGTGGACCTCTTGCGCCAGGTCGCCCGCGTGCCCGGGGTGCGCCACGTGCGCGTGGCCAGCGGCTGGCGCATGGACCTGGGCCTGGCCGACAAGCCCGCCCTGTCGCGCATGGTGCGCGAGTTCACCGGCGGGCAGGCCAAGGTGGCCCCCGAGCACATGAACCCCAAGGTGCTGCGGCTCATGCGCAAGCCCGCGTTTTCCGTGTTCGAGGAGTTCGTGGATTTCTTCGGGCGCGAATCCGGCAAGGCGGGCAAGGAGCAATACGTGGTGCCCTACCTGATGAGCGCCTTCCCCGGCTGCACCGAGCAGGACATGCACGACATGGCCGACTGGTTCGCGGACCGGGGCTGGCGGCCCAGCCAGGTGCAGTGCTTCATCCCGCTGCCCGGCACGGCCGCGGCCGCCATGTACTTCGCCGGGACGGACCTGGACGGCAACCCCCTGCACGTTGCCGACAGCGACGCCGAGCGTCTGCGCCAGCACGCTATCCTGGGCCGGGAGGGCGAGTCGCGGCCAGTCGACAGGAGAGCGGGCGGCAGGGGCGCGGGGCGGCCCGGCGGACGCTCCGGTGAACGCTCCGGTGAGCGCTCCGTGCGTGTCGCGAATGCTGGCGCACGATCCTCCGAGCCTGGCAGAGGCGGCGACAGACAGCCGGAGGGCAAGGGGAAAGGCTCCTCCGCGGCTCCCCGCAAGGCGGGGGCAGGCCAGCCAGGCGGCAGGCGCGGTGGCCGGCATGGCGGTGGACGGGGCAAGCCCTAA